One Pantoea trifolii genomic region harbors:
- a CDS encoding polyamine ABC transporter substrate-binding protein — protein sequence MLRKIGALTLLTTCVLSAGNAMAADKLIVSTWGGSFKDLIDQTIAKEFTKETGVEVQFVTGGTIDRLNKAKLAGGSPETDVTFTTAHVGYLYANSGLFEKLDMSKIPNAVNLVQQAKVSPYHLGVWGYVYTIGYRPDLVPKGEEFTSWNDLWRPELKSSIALPDWDPSHIIAVSAKLSGTDAAHWEQGQAKLKALIPNIKSFYTDDANSQQLISTGETPVQVMLSMNAYSMIAEGVNIKLAIPKEGAILGVDTVGINKGTKHAELAYKFMNIALKPEIQQEVAKIYRGSPTVTNAHIDPELAKLPGMLTTPEQWNATINTDPQLRAEKTAEWRQWFSENIMSH from the coding sequence ATGTTGCGTAAGATTGGTGCCTTAACGTTATTGACCACGTGTGTATTGAGCGCAGGGAATGCGATGGCCGCAGATAAGCTGATTGTCAGCACCTGGGGCGGCAGCTTTAAAGATCTGATTGATCAAACCATCGCCAAAGAGTTCACCAAAGAAACCGGCGTAGAAGTGCAGTTTGTCACTGGCGGCACCATTGATCGCCTAAATAAAGCCAAGCTGGCGGGCGGCTCGCCGGAAACCGACGTCACCTTTACCACCGCGCATGTCGGTTATCTGTATGCCAACAGCGGCCTGTTTGAAAAGCTCGACATGAGCAAAATCCCTAACGCGGTGAATCTGGTCCAGCAGGCCAAAGTCAGCCCGTATCACCTTGGCGTGTGGGGCTACGTTTACACCATCGGCTATCGTCCAGATTTAGTACCGAAGGGCGAAGAATTTACCAGCTGGAACGATCTGTGGCGTCCAGAACTGAAAAGCTCGATTGCGCTGCCAGACTGGGATCCGAGCCATATCATTGCGGTCTCCGCCAAACTCTCTGGCACTGATGCCGCGCACTGGGAACAAGGTCAGGCCAAACTGAAAGCGCTGATCCCGAACATCAAATCCTTCTATACCGATGATGCCAACAGCCAGCAGCTGATCTCCACGGGTGAAACGCCGGTGCAGGTGATGCTGTCGATGAACGCCTACAGCATGATTGCAGAAGGCGTCAACATTAAGCTGGCCATTCCAAAAGAGGGTGCAATTTTGGGCGTTGATACCGTCGGTATCAACAAAGGCACCAAACACGCGGAACTGGCCTACAAGTTCATGAATATCGCGCTGAAACCGGAAATCCAGCAGGAAGTGGCGAAGATCTATCGCGGCAGCCCAACGGTGACCAATGCGCATATCGATCCGGAACTGGCGAAACTGCCTGGCATGCTGACCACGCCAGAACAGTGGAATGCCACCATCAACACCGATCCACAACTGCGCGCGGAAAAAACCGCCGAGTGGCGTCAGTGGTTCTCTGAAAACATCATGTCGCATTAA
- a CDS encoding ABC transporter permease yields the protein MTKKPTFLPWFIIPATFTALGLVVAMFAVMQFSVRAYIPGSLDVGGFTLANFNGLFKKIYADAFINTVMLSAKTAIFGLLMSYPLAYALVRTRTTWIKSTILIIAITPLFLGEVVRTYSWIIVLGNSGFLNSLLLAMGLINKPIQFMFTQTGVVVALVHVTMPIMVMMLATALSHINPDYEKAATSLGAGPIRTLLTVTIPLSIPGIVSSLTTAFAWTFSAFATPQLIGGGRVSTVATMVYQLGFSSMNFPFAAALSIAGLILTILLLMALKRMSRFIHAMGEH from the coding sequence ATGACGAAAAAACCGACATTCTTACCCTGGTTCATTATCCCCGCCACGTTTACGGCGCTTGGGCTGGTGGTGGCCATGTTTGCCGTGATGCAGTTTAGCGTGCGGGCCTATATTCCCGGATCGCTTGATGTGGGTGGATTCACGCTGGCGAACTTTAACGGGCTATTTAAGAAAATCTATGCCGATGCTTTTATCAACACGGTGATGCTCAGCGCAAAAACCGCGATTTTTGGCCTGCTGATGAGTTATCCGCTGGCGTATGCGCTGGTGAGAACGCGCACCACCTGGATCAAATCCACCATTTTGATTATCGCCATTACGCCGCTGTTTCTTGGCGAAGTGGTACGCACTTATTCGTGGATCATCGTGCTGGGCAATAGCGGCTTCCTCAATAGCCTGCTGCTGGCAATGGGGCTGATTAACAAGCCGATCCAGTTCATGTTTACTCAAACCGGCGTGGTGGTCGCGCTGGTGCATGTAACCATGCCAATCATGGTGATGATGCTGGCGACTGCGCTGTCGCACATCAATCCCGATTATGAGAAAGCCGCCACCAGCCTGGGCGCAGGGCCGATTCGGACCTTGCTGACGGTGACCATTCCGCTGTCGATTCCCGGTATCGTTTCCAGCCTGACCACGGCGTTTGCCTGGACGTTCAGCGCTTTCGCAACCCCGCAGCTGATTGGCGGCGGACGCGTTAGCACCGTGGCAACCATGGTTTATCAGCTGGGCTTCTCTTCAATGAATTTTCCGTTTGCCGCTGCGCTCAGCATTGCCGGTTTGATTCTGACCATTCTGCTGTTGATGGCGCTGAAACGTATGAGCCGCTTCATCCATGCGATGGGAGAGCACTGA
- a CDS encoding ABC transporter permease produces MTRSLNDKLITLAGRALVIAILLFVLLPTIVVFISSFSNTSVLFFPPKGWSLRWFERAVNYDDFRHGFCSGLIVTAWASTLAVIIGATLAIAIERYSFPCKQVLEGVLLSPLFIPHFTIGLGLLMLVSQLGIGRGYPLVIFCHIVLVLPFVLRSVYVSLKNLEQRIELAAASLGASPLRVVWTITVPLILPGLFGGWLFAAILSFNEFTASLFITTQATQTLPVAMYNYVREFADPTLAALSVIYIAVTATMLIIANKFLGLGKILNVEAGH; encoded by the coding sequence ATGACCCGCTCCCTCAACGATAAATTGATCACACTGGCGGGACGCGCGCTGGTTATCGCGATTTTGCTGTTCGTATTACTGCCAACGATTGTGGTGTTCATCTCCTCGTTCAGCAATACCTCAGTGTTGTTCTTCCCGCCAAAAGGCTGGTCGCTGCGCTGGTTCGAACGTGCGGTGAATTACGATGACTTCCGCCACGGTTTCTGTTCGGGATTGATTGTGACGGCGTGGGCGTCAACGCTGGCGGTGATTATCGGTGCCACGCTGGCGATCGCCATTGAACGTTACAGTTTCCCTTGTAAACAGGTGCTGGAAGGTGTGCTGTTGTCACCGCTGTTTATTCCGCACTTCACCATTGGTCTCGGCTTACTGATGCTGGTCTCTCAACTGGGCATTGGACGCGGTTATCCGCTGGTGATCTTCTGCCACATCGTGCTGGTGCTGCCGTTTGTGCTGCGCAGCGTGTATGTGTCGCTGAAAAACCTCGAACAGCGTATTGAATTAGCTGCTGCAAGCCTCGGTGCTTCGCCGCTGCGCGTGGTGTGGACCATTACCGTGCCGCTGATTTTGCCGGGCTTGTTTGGTGGTTGGTTATTTGCTGCCATCCTGTCCTTCAACGAATTTACCGCTTCGCTGTTTATTACCACGCAAGCCACGCAAACCTTGCCGGTGGCGATGTACAACTATGTGCGTGAGTTTGCCGACCCAACGCTGGCTGCACTGTCGGTTATTTATATTGCGGTGACGGCAACGATGTTAATTATCGCGAATAAGTTTTTAGGTTTAGGGAAAATATTAAACGTCGAAGCAGGGCATTGA
- a CDS encoding flavin-containing monooxygenase has protein sequence MSVEKINTVVVGAGQAGIAMSEHLSLMGVPHVVFERSRIAERWRSERWDSLVANGPAWHDRFPSMKFDNISQEAFPPKERMAQYFEDYVKMLNAPVRTGVEVYSVERLPERSGFKVLTSVGEFEADNVVAATGPFQKPAFPQIVPEAAALHQIHSSAYKNPQQLPQGGVLVVGAGASGSQIAEELRKSGREVTLSIGEHYRPPRSYRDRDYCWWLGALGLWDEVKIKPKKQHVAFAVSGYEGGKTVDFRRLAHMGITLVGITKTWNNGVLSFADGLVENIAEGDKAYFDVLRDADAYIERNGLDLPPEPQAWELLPDPECLINPLSELDLQAAGITSIIWATGFKFDFSWLKVDAFDANGIPFHKRGISAERGIYFLGLPNLVNRASSFIYGVWHDAKYIADHVVLQNAYTDYKKS, from the coding sequence ATGTCAGTAGAAAAAATTAATACCGTGGTGGTCGGAGCGGGTCAGGCAGGTATTGCGATGAGTGAACATCTGTCATTAATGGGCGTGCCACATGTGGTTTTCGAGCGTAGCCGTATTGCTGAACGTTGGCGTTCAGAACGTTGGGATTCATTGGTTGCCAATGGCCCAGCCTGGCACGATCGTTTTCCTTCAATGAAATTCGATAATATTTCCCAGGAAGCCTTTCCTCCGAAAGAGCGCATGGCGCAATATTTCGAAGACTACGTAAAAATGCTCAATGCGCCGGTGCGTACTGGCGTGGAAGTGTATTCGGTTGAGCGCCTGCCGGAACGTAGCGGTTTTAAAGTACTGACCTCGGTCGGTGAATTTGAAGCTGACAATGTGGTGGCGGCAACCGGTCCTTTCCAGAAACCCGCTTTCCCGCAGATCGTGCCGGAAGCCGCTGCACTGCATCAAATTCACTCATCGGCCTATAAAAATCCGCAGCAGCTGCCGCAGGGCGGCGTGCTGGTGGTGGGGGCAGGCGCTTCAGGCTCACAAATTGCGGAGGAATTACGTAAATCTGGCCGTGAAGTGACACTTTCCATCGGTGAACATTACCGTCCGCCACGTTCGTATCGCGACCGCGATTATTGCTGGTGGCTGGGCGCGCTGGGCTTGTGGGATGAAGTCAAAATCAAGCCAAAGAAACAGCACGTTGCTTTTGCCGTAAGTGGTTATGAAGGGGGAAAAACGGTCGATTTTCGCCGACTGGCACATATGGGAATTACGCTGGTTGGTATCACCAAAACCTGGAATAACGGCGTGCTAAGCTTTGCCGATGGTTTAGTGGAGAATATTGCTGAGGGCGACAAAGCCTATTTTGACGTGCTGCGTGATGCCGATGCTTATATTGAACGCAATGGCCTGGATTTACCGCCCGAACCGCAAGCATGGGAATTACTGCCGGATCCAGAATGTTTAATTAATCCATTATCAGAATTGGATCTGCAGGCTGCAGGTATCACCAGCATTATCTGGGCCACCGGTTTTAAATTTGATTTCAGCTGGCTGAAAGTGGATGCCTTCGACGCTAATGGTATACCGTTCCACAAGCGCGGTATTTCAGCGGAGCGTGGTATTTACTTCCTTGGCTTACCTAATTTGGTAAATCGGGCATCATCGTTTATTTACGGCGTATGGCACGATGCCAAATATATTGCCGACCATGTGGTATTACAAAACGCCTACACTGATTATAAAAAGTCGTAA
- a CDS encoding alpha-hydroxy acid oxidase → MVITCIEELRHLARKRVPKMFYDYVDAGSWTESSYRANEADFQRIEFRQRVAVDISQRSTASSMVGQSVAMPMAIAPTGLTGMIHPNGEILAARAAKTFGIPFTLSTMSICSLEAVAQATDHHPFWFQLYVMRDRQFVANLIERAKAANCSALVVTMDLQVFGQRHKDIKNGLSTPPKLTLRNLLNIAGKPRWCRGMLATTHRNFGNIIGHASGVDSIDAMMAWTQQQFDPCLSWRDVEWIKQRWGGKLIVKGIMDVEDARLAVEAGADAIIVSNHGGRQLDGVSSSISLLPEIVAAVNKEVEVHFDGGIRSGQDVLKAIALGAQGTYIGRSMLYGLGALGEQGVTTALNIIRNEFDLSMAFCGKTNVESIGADILRL, encoded by the coding sequence ATGGTCATTACCTGCATCGAAGAGTTACGCCATTTAGCCCGTAAACGCGTACCAAAAATGTTTTATGACTATGTCGATGCTGGTTCATGGACGGAAAGCAGCTATCGCGCCAATGAAGCCGATTTTCAGCGCATCGAATTTCGCCAGCGCGTAGCAGTGGATATTTCACAGCGCAGCACTGCCAGCAGCATGGTTGGGCAATCCGTGGCGATGCCAATGGCGATTGCGCCCACCGGCTTAACCGGCATGATTCATCCCAACGGCGAAATCCTTGCTGCCCGCGCGGCGAAAACCTTCGGCATCCCGTTTACGCTTTCCACCATGAGCATTTGCTCATTGGAAGCGGTGGCGCAGGCCACAGACCATCATCCATTCTGGTTTCAGCTTTATGTGATGCGCGATCGGCAATTCGTCGCCAACCTGATTGAACGTGCCAAAGCCGCCAACTGCAGCGCTTTGGTGGTAACGATGGATTTGCAGGTGTTTGGTCAGCGGCATAAAGACATCAAAAATGGCTTATCGACGCCGCCCAAATTGACGCTGCGTAATCTGCTCAATATCGCCGGTAAACCACGCTGGTGCAGAGGGATGCTTGCTACAACGCATCGTAACTTTGGCAACATCATCGGACACGCCAGCGGCGTAGACAGCATTGATGCAATGATGGCGTGGACACAGCAGCAGTTTGATCCCTGCCTTTCCTGGCGCGATGTTGAGTGGATTAAGCAGCGCTGGGGCGGCAAGTTGATCGTCAAAGGCATTATGGATGTTGAGGATGCGCGTCTGGCGGTGGAAGCGGGCGCCGATGCGATCATTGTCTCGAATCACGGAGGCCGCCAGCTGGATGGCGTCTCTTCGTCGATCTCACTGCTGCCGGAGATTGTGGCAGCGGTGAACAAAGAGGTTGAAGTGCATTTCGATGGCGGTATTCGTTCCGGGCAGGATGTACTGAAAGCCATCGCGCTTGGCGCTCAGGGAACCTATATCGGCCGCAGTATGCTTTATGGTTTGGGCGCGCTAGGCGAACAGGGTGTAACGACCGCGTTGAATATCATCCGTAATGAGTTTGATCTTTCTATGGCGTTTTGTGGCAAAACGAATGTGGAGTCGATTGGCGCAGATATTCTTCGTTTGTGA
- the mqo gene encoding malate dehydrogenase (quinone), with protein MTHTKKIVSALSLAALLVYSAVRADDAPEKTDVLLIGGGIMSASLGTWLQELQPGWKQLMVEKLDGVALESSNGWNNAGTGHSANMELNYTPERADGSIDVSKALEINESFMISRQFWTAQVQRGVLHDPHSFINSTPHMSFVWGDKNVEYLTKRYDALQKTTLFQGMKFSTDHQQIQQWAPLVMEGRDPNQKVAATWTPVGTDVNYGEITRQLIGSLKKDQNFKLETSSEVTDFKRNGDNSWHVTIKDVKSGDKRSVDAKYVFIGAGGGAIKLLQKTGIPEADNYGGFPVGGSFLMTENPEIANRHLEKVYGQASVGAPPMSVPHIDSRTLDGKKVVLFGPFATFSTKYLKNGSLFDLLSATTTSNIMPMTHVGIDNFDLVKYLIGQVMLNDDDRFAALKEYYPNARKEDWKLIQAGQRVQIIKKDAEKGGLLKLGTEIVTDQQKTLAALLGASPGASTAAPITLDVMKKLFPEQFASPEWQQKIRAIVPSFGQKLNGNTALTQQVWDNTAATLLLTKPPVINMGDQAVAPTQAKPRAESGKQDMAL; from the coding sequence ATGACTCACACCAAAAAGATTGTGTCTGCCCTCTCGCTGGCAGCGCTGCTTGTCTATTCAGCGGTACGCGCTGATGACGCACCGGAAAAAACTGACGTGCTGCTGATTGGCGGCGGCATCATGAGCGCCTCGCTCGGCACCTGGCTGCAAGAGCTGCAACCGGGCTGGAAACAGCTGATGGTTGAGAAGCTGGACGGCGTCGCGCTGGAATCGTCCAACGGCTGGAACAACGCCGGTACCGGTCACTCTGCTAACATGGAGCTGAACTACACGCCTGAGCGTGCAGACGGTTCAATCGACGTTAGCAAAGCGCTGGAAATCAACGAATCCTTCATGATTTCTCGTCAGTTCTGGACTGCTCAAGTGCAGCGCGGTGTGTTGCACGATCCGCACTCCTTCATTAACTCGACGCCGCACATGAGCTTCGTCTGGGGCGATAAAAACGTCGAGTACCTGACCAAGCGTTACGATGCGCTGCAGAAAACCACCCTGTTCCAGGGCATGAAGTTCTCCACCGATCATCAGCAGATCCAGCAATGGGCACCGCTGGTGATGGAAGGTCGCGACCCGAACCAGAAAGTCGCGGCAACCTGGACGCCAGTCGGCACCGATGTTAACTACGGTGAAATTACCCGTCAGTTGATCGGTAGCCTGAAAAAAGATCAGAACTTCAAGCTGGAAACTTCATCTGAAGTCACTGATTTCAAACGTAACGGCGACAATTCCTGGCACGTCACCATCAAAGATGTGAAGAGCGGCGATAAGCGTTCGGTTGATGCGAAATACGTGTTCATCGGTGCTGGCGGCGGCGCGATTAAGCTGCTGCAGAAAACCGGCATCCCGGAAGCAGACAACTACGGCGGCTTCCCGGTCGGCGGTTCGTTCCTGATGACCGAGAACCCAGAAATCGCTAACCGTCACCTGGAAAAAGTGTACGGTCAGGCTTCTGTGGGTGCACCACCGATGTCAGTTCCACACATCGATTCACGTACTCTTGACGGTAAGAAAGTGGTGCTGTTTGGACCGTTCGCCACCTTTTCTACCAAGTACCTGAAAAATGGTTCGCTGTTTGACCTGCTGAGCGCGACCACCACCAGCAACATCATGCCGATGACGCATGTGGGCATCGACAACTTCGATCTGGTGAAATACCTGATTGGGCAGGTGATGCTGAATGACGACGACCGCTTTGCTGCGCTGAAAGAGTACTATCCGAACGCGCGTAAAGAGGACTGGAAACTGATTCAGGCGGGTCAACGCGTACAGATCATCAAGAAAGATGCGGAAAAAGGTGGCTTGCTGAAACTGGGTACCGAAATCGTGACCGATCAGCAGAAAACCCTGGCTGCCCTGCTGGGCGCATCTCCGGGTGCTTCTACTGCTGCGCCAATCACACTCGACGTGATGAAGAAGCTGTTCCCAGAGCAGTTCGCTTCGCCAGAGTGGCAGCAGAAGATACGCGCTATCGTGCCAAGCTTCGGCCAGAAGCTGAACGGCAACACCGCACTGACCCAGCAAGTTTGGGACAACACCGCAGCGACGCTGCTGTTGACCAAGCCGCCGGTTATCAACATGGGTGATCAAGCGGTTGCCCCGACGCAGGCTAAGCCGCGTGCGGAATCAGGCAAACAGGATATGGCGCTGTAA
- the leuC gene encoding 3-isopropylmalate dehydratase large subunit, which produces MTNKTLYEKLIDQHVVRKLDDEGHVLLYIDRSILNEYTSPQAFSALRDHQRPVRNPGTILLNIDHVNPTRPERDEAMTDAGGQLQVDYFRQNAEHFGIELFDVLDPRQGIEHVVAHEQGLVMPGMVIAAGDSHTTTYGAFGALGFGIGTSEIEHLLATQTLIYRTLKTMLVTVSGELPFGCSAKDIIMALIEQIGASGATGFAIEFAGEAIDALSMEGRMTLCNMAVEAGARGAIIAPDEKVFAYIAGKPQMPTGELWQQAIAEWRDLRSDADARFDSRIAIDCSDLEPKVTWGISPDQASAITGRVPDPAQEKDAVKQQTLRSALKYMGLEPGTPLAEIAITHAFIGSCTNGRIEDLRAAAAIIDGHKIAPHVRGIIVPGSTQVRQQAEVEGLAALFVNAGFEWRQSGCSMCLAMNEDVLAPGDRCASGTNRNFPGRQGAGARTHLMSPAMVAAAAIAGHLVDVRKFMTAEV; this is translated from the coding sequence ATGACTAACAAAACACTGTATGAAAAACTGATCGATCAGCATGTGGTTCGTAAGTTAGACGATGAAGGGCATGTGCTGCTCTACATCGATCGCTCGATTCTGAATGAATACACCAGCCCGCAGGCGTTTAGCGCCCTGCGCGATCACCAGCGTCCGGTGCGCAATCCGGGCACTATTCTGCTGAATATCGATCACGTCAACCCGACGCGACCCGAGCGCGATGAGGCGATGACCGACGCGGGCGGGCAGTTACAAGTTGATTACTTCCGCCAGAACGCCGAGCATTTTGGCATCGAACTGTTTGATGTGCTGGATCCGCGTCAGGGCATTGAACACGTGGTGGCGCACGAGCAAGGTTTGGTGATGCCCGGCATGGTAATTGCCGCTGGCGACAGTCATACCACCACTTATGGCGCGTTTGGCGCGCTGGGTTTTGGTATCGGCACCTCGGAAATCGAGCATCTGCTGGCGACGCAAACCCTGATCTATCGCACGCTGAAAACCATGCTGGTGACGGTGAGCGGCGAGCTGCCGTTTGGGTGTTCGGCGAAGGACATCATCATGGCGCTGATCGAACAGATTGGCGCATCGGGCGCGACCGGTTTTGCCATCGAATTTGCGGGTGAAGCCATCGACGCGCTGAGCATGGAAGGGCGCATGACGCTGTGTAACATGGCGGTGGAAGCCGGTGCGCGCGGTGCGATTATCGCGCCAGATGAAAAAGTGTTTGCCTATATCGCCGGCAAACCGCAAATGCCGACCGGCGAGCTGTGGCAGCAGGCCATTGCGGAGTGGCGCGATTTGCGTAGCGATGCGGACGCGCGCTTTGACAGCCGCATCGCCATCGATTGCAGCGATCTTGAACCGAAAGTGACCTGGGGAATCAGCCCGGATCAGGCCAGCGCCATCACCGGTCGCGTGCCCGATCCGGCACAGGAAAAAGATGCGGTAAAACAGCAGACGTTGCGCAGCGCGCTGAAATATATGGGGCTTGAACCCGGCACGCCGTTAGCGGAAATCGCCATCACGCATGCCTTTATTGGTTCCTGCACCAACGGCCGCATTGAGGATCTGCGCGCCGCCGCCGCGATTATCGATGGACACAAAATCGCGCCGCACGTACGCGGCATTATCGTGCCGGGATCGACGCAGGTGCGTCAGCAGGCAGAAGTGGAAGGTTTAGCCGCGCTTTTCGTTAACGCCGGTTTCGAATGGCGTCAATCGGGCTGCTCAATGTGCCTGGCGATGAACGAAGATGTGTTAGCGCCCGGCGATCGCTGTGCATCTGGCACCAACCGCAATTTCCCAGGCCGCCAGGGCGCGGGTGCACGTACGCACTTAATGAGCCCGGCGATGGTCGCCGCCGCCGCGATTGCCGGTCATCTGGTTGATGTCCGCAAATTCATGACTGCAGAGGTTTAA
- the leuD gene encoding 3-isopropylmalate dehydratase small subunit, with protein sequence MEAFNNMTGTLAPLPAANMDTDVIMPKQFLKGIDRRDLDRGVFFDLRFLPDGSPNPDFILNQPGWENAVFLLVGANFGCGSSREHAVWGLNQLGIRAIIGTSFAGIFDDNCQRNGVLTLTLSEEDYQRLCAVANDAANNRITVSLEQQAILFNNQRIAFSVSALKREMLLGGGSAVDWTLQYESDITQFEAQHFAQRPWLKRDQIVQDAQA encoded by the coding sequence ATGGAAGCATTTAACAACATGACTGGCACGCTCGCGCCGTTACCGGCTGCCAATATGGATACTGATGTGATCATGCCCAAGCAGTTTCTCAAAGGCATCGATCGCCGGGATTTGGATCGCGGGGTGTTCTTCGACCTGCGCTTTTTGCCCGACGGCAGCCCGAATCCCGATTTCATTCTGAATCAGCCGGGCTGGGAAAACGCCGTTTTCTTGCTGGTCGGCGCCAATTTCGGCTGTGGCTCCAGCCGCGAACATGCAGTTTGGGGACTCAATCAGCTCGGCATCCGCGCCATTATCGGCACCAGCTTTGCCGGCATCTTTGACGATAACTGCCAGCGCAATGGTGTGCTGACGCTGACGTTAAGCGAAGAGGATTATCAGCGCCTGTGTGCAGTGGCGAATGATGCCGCTAACAACCGCATTACCGTGTCGCTGGAACAGCAGGCGATCCTCTTCAATAATCAACGCATTGCCTTTTCGGTCAGTGCCCTGAAGCGCGAGATGTTATTGGGCGGCGGCAGCGCGGTGGATTGGACGTTGCAATACGAATCCGATATCACCCAGTTTGAAGCGCAGCATTTTGCCCAGCGTCCGTGGCTGAAACGCGATCAAATCGTACAGGATGCCCAAGCATGA
- a CDS encoding alpha/beta fold hydrolase, which produces MSEIMPRGDSPFINGFRLSDVRLANGVTLRVAIGGEGPPLLMLHGHPQNHLAWRKIAPQLAQKYRVILPDLRGYGDSDKPSSDEAHRAYSKRVMADDIGLLIDALGLERVAFVGHDRGARVGHRLALDHPEKLSCCVFVDIAPTATMYALTNKEFATRYFWWFFLIQPYPLPETMIGHDPALFLRKHIDGQLKTPGATEAAIFNDYLRCYQKKEMIHAVCEDYRAAATIDLDDDAQDSDKRIEAPLLLLWGEKGTVGQLYNVVETWQDKARHIQGHALPCGHSPHEEVPDLFLSQLQPFLDSVL; this is translated from the coding sequence ATGAGTGAGATAATGCCACGCGGTGATTCCCCTTTTATTAACGGCTTTAGGCTGAGTGACGTGCGTTTGGCGAATGGCGTGACGTTGCGCGTCGCCATCGGCGGCGAAGGCCCGCCATTGCTAATGCTGCACGGGCATCCACAAAATCATCTGGCGTGGCGCAAAATTGCGCCCCAACTGGCGCAAAAATATCGCGTGATCCTGCCGGATCTGCGCGGATACGGCGACAGCGACAAGCCGTCGAGTGATGAGGCGCATCGTGCTTACTCGAAACGCGTGATGGCAGACGATATCGGCCTGTTGATCGACGCGTTAGGCCTGGAGCGTGTGGCGTTTGTCGGTCACGATCGCGGCGCACGCGTGGGCCATCGGCTGGCGCTCGATCATCCGGAAAAACTCTCCTGCTGCGTGTTCGTCGATATTGCGCCGACCGCCACCATGTATGCGTTAACCAATAAAGAGTTCGCCACGCGCTATTTCTGGTGGTTCTTCCTGATTCAACCTTATCCCTTACCGGAAACCATGATCGGTCACGATCCGGCATTATTCCTTCGTAAACACATTGATGGGCAATTAAAAACGCCGGGCGCCACCGAAGCGGCAATATTCAACGATTATCTGCGCTGTTATCAAAAGAAAGAGATGATTCACGCAGTGTGCGAGGATTATCGCGCCGCGGCGACAATTGATTTAGACGATGATGCGCAAGACAGCGATAAACGCATTGAAGCGCCGCTGCTGCTGTTATGGGGCGAAAAGGGCACGGTTGGCCAGTTATATAACGTGGTGGAAACCTGGCAGGATAAAGCGCGCCATATTCAAGGCCACGCATTACCTTGCGGTCATTCACCGCATGAGGAAGTGCCCGACCTGTTTTTAAGCCAGCTTCAGCCCTTCCTGGATTCTGTGTTATAA
- a CDS encoding LysR substrate-binding domain-containing protein, with product MKMLLAGKSYQKPLEGWPSVEDLYVFISVARYEGFGRAAIELGQSPSYISKRIAILEKQLETRLFFRTNRVMRLTPEGEKALEGALQVVHEMDSFLNNFQQWRGELTGDLTVACSFGFGQDYLSDAIAEFMTRHPSLKIKLMLSDRDIDLLQSGTDVDIRVGNDVNHSYIARKLAANRRILCASADYLARSCSLETLDDLIDHSCLIINENNNTFGHWTLTDGENKIVCRLNSHYSSNSGKVILNWALKSHGIALRSAWDVAPYLSENKLVHVLPQWYQEANVWAVYTQRASESPRIKVFIDFLADYFAEKSLPMMKGRL from the coding sequence ATGAAGATGCTGCTTGCCGGGAAAAGTTATCAGAAACCGCTTGAGGGCTGGCCGTCGGTTGAAGATCTGTATGTATTTATCAGCGTGGCGCGCTATGAAGGTTTTGGCCGCGCCGCCATTGAGCTCGGCCAGTCGCCATCCTACATCAGCAAGCGTATTGCCATCCTTGAAAAGCAGCTGGAAACCCGGCTGTTTTTCCGCACCAACCGCGTGATGCGTCTGACGCCAGAAGGTGAAAAGGCGCTTGAAGGCGCGCTGCAAGTGGTGCACGAGATGGATTCCTTCCTCAATAACTTCCAGCAGTGGCGCGGCGAACTGACTGGCGATCTTACCGTGGCTTGTTCATTTGGTTTTGGTCAGGATTATTTGTCCGATGCGATTGCAGAATTTATGACGCGCCATCCGTCACTCAAAATCAAACTGATGCTCAGCGATCGCGATATTGATTTATTGCAATCAGGAACCGATGTGGATATTCGCGTTGGCAATGATGTTAATCATTCCTACATTGCGCGAAAATTAGCCGCCAATCGGCGTATTCTTTGCGCTTCAGCAGATTATTTAGCCCGATCGTGTTCGCTGGAGACGCTGGATGATTTAATCGATCACAGCTGCCTTATTATTAATGAAAATAACAACACGTTTGGCCATTGGACGTTAACCGATGGCGAAAATAAAATCGTCTGTCGTCTGAATAGCCATTACTCATCGAATAGTGGAAAAGTGATTTTGAACTGGGCTTTAAAATCACACGGCATTGCATTGCGCTCGGCCTGGGATGTCGCACCCTATTTAAGCGAAAATAAATTGGTGCACGTTTTACCGCAATGGTACCAGGAAGCGAATGTTTGGGCGGTTTACACGCAACGCGCTTCTGAATCGCCGCGCATTAAAGTGTTTATTGATTTTCTCGCTGACTATTTTGCAGAAAAAAGCCTGCCGATGATGAAGGGCAGGCTGTAA